The following are encoded in a window of bacterium genomic DNA:
- a CDS encoding 30S ribosomal protein S6, producing MDEEPTLERAVHMQVYELLSLIPLTESGDAREEVHRIISGHIAAAGGTIMATREFARQRLAYPIGPHTAGEYDLVEFTAPTTGVAAIARELSLEPRILRSMITLKRAKVRAIGAEVEAMERALEERDRAAAVKRSAAQQPTATASANAQPESIENLDAKLEEILGKDMV from the coding sequence ATGGACGAAGAACCGACCCTGGAGCGAGCCGTACACATGCAGGTGTACGAGCTCCTCTCCCTTATTCCGCTCACGGAGAGCGGCGATGCACGCGAGGAAGTACACCGCATCATCTCGGGGCACATCGCCGCCGCAGGCGGGACGATCATGGCGACGCGCGAGTTTGCGCGCCAGCGCCTCGCGTACCCCATCGGCCCACACACCGCAGGTGAGTACGATCTCGTGGAGTTCACCGCGCCGACGACGGGCGTTGCCGCGATTGCGCGTGAGCTGTCACTCGAGCCGCGCATCCTCCGCTCGATGATTACGCTGAAGCGCGCGAAGGTACGCGCGATTGGCGCAGAGGTGGAGGCGATGGAGCGTGCGCTCGAAGAGCGCGATCGCGCGGCCGCAGTCAAGCGGTCCGCGGCACAGCAGCCGACCGCGACGGCATCTGCGAACGCGCAACCTGAATCCATCGAGAACCTCGACGCGAAGCTCGAGGAGATCCTCGGGAAGGACATGGTGTAA
- the ssb gene encoding single-stranded DNA-binding protein — protein sequence MTLNKVMVIGNLTKDPESRATAGGTTICTFGVATNRYWTNQQSGERQEEVEFHNVVAFGKLADICTQYLGRGRKVYVEGRLKTREWEGQDGVKRNRTEVVAENMIMLDRAPGGGTQQFNKHAPAAPPMAAEHVAPAHDEARDEIKVEEIPF from the coding sequence ATGACGCTCAACAAGGTTATGGTCATCGGGAACCTCACGAAGGACCCGGAGTCGCGCGCGACCGCCGGTGGGACGACCATCTGCACGTTCGGCGTTGCGACGAATCGCTACTGGACGAACCAGCAGTCCGGGGAGCGGCAGGAGGAGGTGGAGTTCCACAATGTCGTCGCATTCGGGAAGCTCGCCGACATCTGCACGCAGTACCTCGGGCGTGGTCGCAAGGTGTACGTCGAGGGTCGGCTGAAGACGCGCGAGTGGGAGGGTCAGGACGGCGTGAAGCGCAACCGCACGGAGGTTGTCGCGGAGAACATGATCATGCTCGACCGCGCGCCGGGCGGTGGAACCCAGCAGTTCAACAAGCACGCTCCTGCAGCGCCGCCCATGGCCGCGGAGCACGTTGCGCCCGCTCACGACGAAGCACGAGACGAGATTAAGGTGGAAGAGATTCCGTTCTAG
- the rpsR gene encoding 30S ribosomal protein S18, whose product MAFKRRTGESRGPSRRPTKPAQQHCFFCVHHVAEPDYKDTQLLGRFVSSYKKIAPRRRSGVCSKHQRRLATAIKRARQMALMPYIPEQR is encoded by the coding sequence ATGGCATTCAAACGACGAACCGGTGAATCGCGTGGGCCAAGCCGCCGCCCGACGAAGCCCGCCCAGCAGCATTGCTTTTTCTGCGTGCACCACGTTGCGGAACCGGATTACAAGGACACGCAGCTCCTCGGACGATTCGTGTCCTCCTACAAGAAGATTGCTCCCCGCCGTCGCTCCGGCGTCTGCTCCAAGCACCAACGCCGCCTCGCCACCGCCATCAAACGTGCGCGCCAGATGGCGCTCATGCCGTACATTCCGGAGCAGCGCTAA
- the epmA gene encoding EF-P lysine aminoacylase EpmA produces MTNITTLATRARILRGIREFFWLRGLLEVETPVLLAHPSQEPELEPLTTVLRDHRGNPHEGFLRMSPEFSIKKILGAVADLQPAVAGCFEIGPVFRDGEPWGGQHNPEFTMLEFYELGKDYHALMDTCEDLVRALCAPQPAPHLAAPWERLTMRAAWERYANLDLAALLHRDVMAAACRARGYTVVDDDTFDDCFFRIFLTDIEPQLGRERPTFVYDWPMQMAALAKTRGDDPRWAERVELYSGGLELANGFTELTDSVEQRARFVCDRAQRRAMGRTPHPIDEAFLAALDTIPPVAGMAVGVDRIVMLLTGAPSIDAVRWLPASELWSG; encoded by the coding sequence ATGACAAACATTACAACACTCGCCACCCGCGCCCGAATCCTTCGGGGGATACGAGAGTTTTTCTGGTTGCGCGGGCTGCTGGAGGTGGAGACCCCCGTGCTCCTCGCGCATCCATCGCAGGAGCCGGAGCTCGAACCGCTCACGACGGTACTCCGTGACCACCGCGGCAACCCGCACGAGGGGTTCCTCCGCATGAGTCCGGAGTTCAGCATCAAGAAGATCCTTGGCGCAGTCGCCGACCTCCAGCCAGCGGTTGCAGGATGCTTTGAGATCGGCCCCGTGTTTCGCGACGGTGAGCCGTGGGGCGGGCAGCACAATCCCGAGTTCACGATGCTCGAGTTCTACGAACTCGGGAAGGATTACCACGCGCTCATGGATACGTGCGAGGATCTCGTCCGCGCGCTCTGCGCACCGCAGCCCGCGCCACACCTCGCAGCACCATGGGAGCGTCTCACGATGCGCGCCGCGTGGGAGCGGTACGCGAACCTTGATCTCGCCGCACTCCTCCACCGCGATGTCATGGCAGCGGCGTGCCGCGCGCGCGGGTACACGGTCGTGGACGACGATACATTTGATGACTGCTTCTTCCGCATCTTCCTCACGGACATCGAACCCCAACTCGGCCGCGAGCGGCCCACGTTCGTGTACGATTGGCCAATGCAGATGGCCGCGCTCGCGAAGACGCGGGGCGATGATCCACGGTGGGCCGAGCGCGTGGAGCTCTACAGCGGGGGCCTGGAACTCGCGAACGGTTTCACGGAGCTCACGGACAGCGTCGAGCAGCGCGCGCGGTTTGTATGTGACCGTGCACAGCGACGCGCTATGGGCCGCACCCCCCATCCCATCGATGAAGCGTTCCTTGCGGCACTCGATACGATACCACCGGTCGCAGGCATGGCGGTGGGTGTAGATCGTATCGTCATGCTCCTCACCGGCGCACCGTCCATTGATGCGGTTCGCTGGCTTCCGGCGAGCGAGCTCTGGAGCGGTTGA
- the efp gene encoding elongation factor P — translation MASINDISRGKVMKFKGGLSVVTYFQHVNPGKGSSFVRVRLKDIATGKMIEQTMKSSEQVEFVEVDRPKVQFLYSDPTGFAFMHGETFEQVIVPRDMVGDDAGYLTEGLEVHVIMYEGQPLSIELPKKVTLEVTEAFDAAKGDTASGNVTKEVTLETGMKTRVPMFIKQGERIILNTETGEYAERA, via the coding sequence ATGGCCTCCATCAATGACATCTCGAGAGGGAAGGTCATGAAGTTCAAGGGCGGGCTCTCCGTCGTGACCTACTTCCAGCACGTGAACCCCGGCAAGGGGTCATCGTTCGTGCGCGTGCGGCTGAAGGACATCGCGACGGGCAAGATGATCGAGCAGACGATGAAGTCGTCCGAGCAGGTGGAATTCGTGGAGGTGGACCGACCAAAGGTGCAGTTCCTCTACTCGGATCCGACTGGCTTCGCGTTCATGCACGGCGAGACGTTCGAGCAGGTCATCGTGCCGCGTGACATGGTGGGCGACGACGCGGGCTACCTCACGGAGGGACTCGAGGTGCACGTCATCATGTACGAGGGCCAGCCGCTCTCCATCGAGCTCCCCAAGAAGGTGACACTCGAGGTGACCGAGGCGTTCGATGCGGCGAAGGGCGATACCGCGTCCGGCAACGTGACAAAGGAGGTGACGCTCGAGACGGGCATGAAGACGCGCGTCCCGATGTTCATCAAGCAGGGCGAGCGCATCATCCTCAATACGGAAACCGGCGAGTACGCCGAGCGGGCTTGA
- a CDS encoding pseudouridine synthase — MAIRLQKFLSAAGVASRRKAEELIAAGRVTVNGVRATVGMSVDPEHDEVRMTGKLVNIPNQQTTIILHKPVGYVTTRSDERGRKTVYDLLPKHLHALHYAGRLDRDSEGLLLLSDDGAFIERLTHPRNRVEKEYVVHPTARPTYGQLASLRRGALVTGRRRVKPVRVTTVQGAIHVVVHEGAKREVRSLCASSGIGVARLIRIRIGDITLPDDLPTGQWKTLSR, encoded by the coding sequence ATGGCGATACGACTCCAAAAATTCCTCAGCGCAGCGGGTGTCGCTTCTCGGCGGAAAGCTGAGGAGCTCATTGCGGCGGGCCGCGTGACCGTGAACGGCGTACGCGCGACCGTCGGGATGTCCGTGGACCCCGAGCACGATGAGGTGCGCATGACGGGGAAGCTCGTGAACATCCCGAATCAACAGACCACCATCATCCTCCACAAGCCCGTGGGATATGTGACGACACGCTCCGATGAGCGCGGGCGCAAGACAGTCTACGATCTCCTCCCGAAGCACCTCCACGCGCTGCACTATGCGGGACGGTTGGATCGGGACTCCGAGGGATTGCTCCTCCTCTCCGATGACGGCGCGTTCATTGAACGTCTGACACACCCGCGCAATCGTGTGGAGAAGGAATACGTGGTGCATCCGACCGCACGTCCCACGTACGGGCAGCTCGCCTCGTTGCGTCGCGGCGCACTGGTGACCGGACGACGACGCGTGAAGCCGGTGCGCGTGACAACGGTGCAGGGGGCGATCCACGTGGTGGTCCACGAAGGCGCGAAGCGCGAGGTGCGATCGCTCTGCGCATCCTCCGGCATCGGCGTCGCACGCCTCATCCGCATCCGTATCGGCGACATTACCCTGCCAGACGATCTCCCCACAGGACAATGGAAAACGCTCTCCCGCTAA
- a CDS encoding MBL fold metallo-hydrolase, protein MTITSYGAAGGVTGSKHLIATGRATVLLDCGIFQGPGSQGRNRDIPFPPTSVDAVVISHAHTDHTAMLPVLVREGFAGRVFATAATRDVMRHILTDSAMIAMEDAAYKRRHAIGDAEDWEPTMTPRDVTRAMERVDVLPYARDNDAWHEIADGVTLKFYDAGHILGSSVIVLRLRGDDGERTLCFSGDLGARHVPILRDPEVPREPCTTLLCETTYGDQAHPSFDGAIDALADAVTRGVARGAKIIVPAFSLGRTQLLVYLLHKLVNAGRIPSVPIVIDSPLATELTEVFEQYRDTFDAQSREDFPSTSTSPLTFHELRSTHSIEESKALNDVAGPIVIISASGMMTNGRIVHHLRHNIADATAMILITGYQAEGTTGRAILDGAPQVELHGETYPVRAEVVHFEAFSAHADQGQLLAWAGAIPGIRHAILVHGEQTPRSTFANVLAAAHPDWRIDAPGEGDTLPL, encoded by the coding sequence ATGACCATCACCTCCTACGGTGCCGCCGGGGGCGTCACCGGCTCCAAGCACCTCATCGCGACGGGTCGCGCGACCGTTCTCCTCGACTGCGGCATCTTCCAGGGCCCGGGGTCGCAGGGACGCAACCGCGACATCCCGTTCCCGCCCACATCGGTGGACGCGGTTGTCATCTCCCACGCGCACACCGACCACACGGCGATGCTGCCGGTGCTCGTGCGCGAAGGGTTCGCCGGACGGGTGTTCGCCACCGCCGCAACGCGCGACGTCATGCGGCACATCCTCACCGATTCCGCGATGATCGCGATGGAGGATGCCGCGTACAAACGGCGCCACGCGATCGGCGATGCCGAGGATTGGGAACCGACGATGACACCACGGGACGTCACGCGCGCCATGGAGCGCGTGGATGTGCTCCCCTACGCGCGGGACAATGATGCGTGGCACGAAATCGCCGACGGTGTCACGCTCAAATTCTACGACGCGGGGCACATCTTGGGATCGAGCGTCATCGTCCTCCGACTCCGTGGAGATGATGGGGAGCGCACGCTCTGCTTCTCCGGCGACCTCGGCGCGCGGCACGTGCCAATCCTCCGCGATCCGGAGGTACCGCGCGAACCGTGCACCACCCTCCTCTGCGAGACGACGTACGGAGATCAGGCCCATCCGTCGTTCGATGGGGCGATCGATGCGCTCGCGGATGCCGTGACCCGTGGCGTGGCGCGCGGGGCCAAGATCATCGTCCCCGCCTTCTCGCTCGGCCGCACCCAGCTCCTCGTCTACCTCCTCCATAAACTCGTGAATGCCGGTCGCATCCCCTCCGTGCCCATCGTCATTGACTCGCCGCTCGCGACGGAGCTCACGGAGGTCTTCGAGCAGTACCGCGACACCTTCGACGCGCAGTCACGGGAGGACTTCCCGAGCACGTCCACCAGTCCCCTCACCTTCCACGAACTCCGCTCGACGCACTCCATCGAGGAATCCAAAGCGCTCAACGACGTCGCGGGGCCCATCGTCATCATCTCGGCCTCGGGCATGATGACGAACGGCCGTATCGTCCACCACCTGCGCCACAACATCGCGGACGCGACCGCGATGATCCTCATCACCGGCTACCAAGCGGAGGGCACCACGGGCCGCGCGATCCTCGATGGCGCTCCGCAGGTGGAGCTCCATGGCGAGACGTACCCCGTGCGCGCCGAGGTCGTGCACTTTGAGGCATTCTCCGCGCACGCGGACCAGGGACAGCTCCTCGCGTGGGCGGGTGCGATTCCAGGCATTCGCCACGCAATCCTCGTCCACGGCGAGCAGACGCCGCGCTCCACATTCGCCAACGTGCTCGCAGCAGCACACCCGGACTGGCGCATCGACGCGCCCGGGGAAGGCGACACGCTCCCCCTCTGA
- a CDS encoding phage holin family protein, with the protein MTFLLQWAVYALSVGIAAYVLPGVSVSGVPAAAVAALILGIVNAFVRPLLLILTLPVTVLSLGLFAFVINALLILLVAAIVPGFAVAGFWWAVLLSIVLTIVRFALSGLLR; encoded by the coding sequence ATGACATTCCTACTCCAATGGGCGGTCTACGCGCTGTCCGTCGGTATTGCGGCGTACGTGCTGCCAGGTGTTTCCGTCTCCGGCGTGCCCGCTGCAGCCGTTGCCGCGCTCATCCTCGGCATCGTCAACGCCTTCGTGCGGCCGCTGCTCCTCATCCTCACATTGCCGGTGACCGTGCTCTCGCTCGGGCTGTTCGCGTTCGTCATCAACGCGCTCCTCATTCTCCTCGTCGCGGCCATCGTCCCCGGGTTTGCGGTCGCAGGGTTCTGGTGGGCGGTGCTCCTGAGCATTGTTCTCACGATCGTCCGGTTCGCGCTCAGCGGGTTGCTCCGGTGA